TTAGTctgaaataaacacattttacagtATTGATGAGTAATACAGTTCAACACGTCTCTCTGTGGCTGTTCTCTCCTCGAACTCGGGGTGGCGCTGTTGGACCGAAATGAAAAACACAGAAACTGCGAACTGTTGCTGATTTCTTCTCACACTGAAGTGCTTTTCTCCTTAACAGTGATATTTCATTCGTTTAAAAATACTCTGTTATTAAATGTAAGCGACACAAAAACATAGTTCCGTTGCAAGTTTTGGCAAACAAAGCTCTTGCCCTTTATTAGTGAGGTTTAAACAAGACTGCAGCATGAAGCCTAGTGGCACTTCCAGCTGACAACAACAGGACTGTACAGGGGAGATGAGGGGGTGAGCTATAGCTCACTGTTCCCAGCGAGGACTCTTAACCCTTTACTGCATGAGTTATACCTGtatcatatataaaaaaaacccctaaaagttaaagtaattagaaaaaatattaacaatatgttgtaaaatgtaattttgagGAGTAATTTGCATTGTGTTGCCATATGTGATATGGTCACACAATCAGAATTGTGTTACAATTACATTAATTAATCACAATTACATTAATCATaaaattcctttaaaaaaaagtcatatcATGTGACGTGTGGCAGCTTCTGCTGTTGGCATTGCAGGTTGCTGTTGCCTTAAGGCAACATCTTTATTGTTCTCCCTGTATTagcattttacataaaacaaacagCTTCTGTGGTTTTGTTAATGACATAATTGTAACATCACTCATAATTGTTTTTATTCTCATTAATTATGtgtaaataaaacatatacatttcGATaccactatacactatacatcagcaaaattaaataaataaatacaaaaaaatataataaatataactaaatcatgaaaaacatggaattagATTTTGTAATATATCTATGCTGGAACAGGACATGCTCACTCGTGTTTTGGGATGGAAGCTATGTATGTTTCTTCTTATGGTGGATGTTTAACTGTTTGActagttagaattttttttagctttgttttttaGAAGCTCATTTGGGTAAAGTAATTAAATTACACAATAGGGTGTTTTCTGGATGAAACAAATTTTCAGCAGCTGAAACTATTTGGCTAAAAGTAGCCAAATAATTCATACTGACATGTTCAGtgtaaagtaaatatatttaaattgtaatttgtATTACATCTATGTTACCTGATTTATGTAATAGTAAAAAAGGGTAAAAGTTAttgaaacctgcaaaaaaaaaagtgtgcagtTTGTTCGGTTTTGGTTTTGGCCACAAATTGTTGTGATCAAATTACACTAGCACATTTTCTGTAGTTCTGGGAtgcaatatataaattataaatattttagacTGAAATGTTCAGTGTGCAAtaagtatttttaaattgtaatttaagTTACTTAAACAATTGGTAAAagtaataaaatcatgcaaatattTCAGTTTGTTCGGTTTTGGTTTTGGCCAAAAATGGTTGTTTTGGTGCCTCCCTAAAAATTTCTATAGATATCTTCTATAGATATCTCTAGATAGAATTATTAGCTATAGTACATAATCACACACTGCAGTTTCCTACAGGGGggtaggacttttattttgaagtcgGGTGACAGATTAAAAGTCCGTGTGTTGTGTGTGGGACCCCGTGCAGTAAAGGGTTAAACGGGCTGTGTACAGGCGGTATGGATGTGTTGGGAGAGTGAGGAGGTGCAGACTGAGTTTCTGTTCGCTTTATTTTAGAAGCCCGAGCTGCTCCTCCACTGAGGGCTCCTCCTCAGATCTGACCGAGATTTTAAAGTGGCGCCTTAAAAAGCCCCCGTATCTCTTCTGGTTGTCCCACTTTAACTTGGGGCGGATTCTCCTCATGAAGCCCCCGTATCTCTTCTGGAGCTCCTGCTGCTCCTGGCTGCTCTCCTCCAGCGGGCTGCTCCTCCTCTTGGGGCCGAATTTTCTCCTGAATCCTCCGTAGCGCTTCTCCAGCCGCCCGTAGTCTCCCGCCGCGCTCTTGCTGTCGCTGCTCCTCTGCAGCAGCTTCAGGAGGGAGTCCCGCTGTTTCTCCAGCAGCCCCTTCTGCACGCTGTTCTCCCGCCACGGCCACAGCTTGCTCTTGTTCTTCTCCAGCCTCTTGATGAAGCCCCCGTAGCGCTTCACCAGGTTCAGCTCCGcgtcatcatcctcatcctcctcttcctcgccctcctcctccccctcccccttcctGCTCTCCTTCAGGTCGTCTGAGAGAGCCTGCACAGCCTCCTCACACCCGTCCTCCGCCTGCAGAGCTCCCTCACACTCCAGAGCACAAGTCTGAAcaaaccacagagagagagagagagagagagagagagagagagaaaaacacattcATGAAGACACTTAACTCTATATGGCATATCAATACCAATACCACATTTTCGTACCATCCCAATacttcatctatctatctatctgtctgtctgtctgtctgtctgtccggatagatggaaggatggatggatgaatggatactttatttatcccgaagaaaATTTAGGATAACACTATAGGTCTATAGGTTGATTAACTGGTTGGATAACACTACTGAATGCCAGTGAGCCACCACATAATTCGTGAGAcgtgggttcaattcccaatctgggtgactatactgctctacaccaataaaagtccatgggcaagactctatctatctattaacatTATGGCTGgttatattcttactatattgTAACATTCTTATTGTAaacttaaacagtgtttttatatttgtttcccTGTGCAGTTAGACCACTTTTGTTACAATAATCATGATGAAGCATATTCACAGGGACTCCAGAATCCAAAAATGATATTTTCCCTCCAGAAAAAGATAAATTTAATGCCAGAGAACTTACAAAACTTACAAAAAAGGTTTGCTGTATAGTTCGTTATTGGAAGTGCTCAGTTGTTTGGAAGGaatgtgtaaaataataaatctGTCTGAGAGAGATTAATTTGAACTACTTTAACCCAAACAAGGGAAAACACTCAAGCAAACATTGGTCCAGGTGTAACAAAAACATGCATCATACTGTAATGTCACTTATAgtattatataataatgtatgAGAAAATTATTATATAGTAGTGTATTGGAtcataacaaataattaaatcaCAAGTTATAATACATCATAGCATGTTGTATCGTATTGTATTtgtaactattatttaataatgtatgGTAACCTATTGCATTGTAGCATGTTGTATCATATTGTTTTACATTACGTAAGGTATTACGTTCATTACAGTATGTTTTAAGTTAACATTGTAAATTGTATCATATTGTACATTAAATTGCAGTATTTTATCATAATGCTGTTTCATACACATTACATATGTATTATTTTGCAAGGTATTGTATcgtaatgtacagtattttatcataacatttaTTCATAATGTAGGATAACCTGTTGCGTCATAGTGCGTTGCAATGTATAGCTTTACAGGTAATTGTGTTATATTGTAGCACATTGTATTAAAGTTTATTGTAATTAGGGTAACTACTCATACTGTATTGTATCACTATTTGTCAGTTTCTCAAAAATATTGTCAAACTGTATTGTATTAAAACTTGTGTTGTATAACATTGTATTTAACTTGTAGTTCACCCCATTAAAATTGCATGACATTGTATTGTATGATATAATACCGTATTTTAATTTACCATTACCATTTACCAtaaccataacattttattttacatcagattgtattattgtattgtcCTCATTATATCAAGTTGATAACTTTGGTGAACTATGGTGACTGTATAGGATATTATATGATTTAACTAATGATGTAAATATTGTTGTCTGAACTAGATAAAAATAATTTCAGAATGAATCCAATCTAAGCACACGTTCTGTACAACACACTGTGTGATGTcaacattcatttttcaccatCACTAATGCATTGAAACATTGGTGATCTCTGACGTCAGAATTGATTTATATGTGCACATTAAGTTTACGTtgatatatattatgtatatctTTTTGTATTCTATTCTTAAAGGTTGTACTGTTCCTTTGCAGTGTAAAAAgggatattttaataataattattattatttgaggggAGCACTTTTTAACTTAAAGCATTGTGATTGAAGATTTAGAGCCATAaccctttaaaacatttaaatgaaagttgattcaatgtcagaattttaacACTAACAGATGTGtattaggcaatgttaaataaatgttgtttaaaagttgttttaaCTATCAATATTAAAAGATGTAAAGCaaccaaaaaaatgtattttacgtttattaaatgttttatttttcatttttttatcaggGGAGTATTTAAATAGTTAAAAGCACAATAGCCTATTTTTAGTTCTAATTATAATTATACTTTTGGTGAATtctcatttaaaatacatttggggtgaaaatttaatattatttattttctatttagaCATTTTTTACATGTTGTGCCTAACTGtacgattttttaaaaatatcaagtgttaaacCCCTGCCTGTTCGTTTGATTAATCGCGTTAATCgcagtttgtttttttctgacgCTCGAAAACAAAAGTCGCGCACTGTTGTGTGCGCGCCGCCGAGTCTCGGGGCGGGAGCGCGCtcgctgtccgcggtgctgaaaCGCGCTGTAGCTTCAAACACTGCAGCTCTGCAGAAACGACCTTCAACACGTCTTCAGAAACTCAACGCTCTCCTGCCCGCAGTTTTTCTCTTTTATATGCTTTAAGTCCTGGTTTCTGAGCTGCAGCTGAGGGTAAAGAAGATATCAGGAGTCTTACCAGCTGACTGAGAGGAGAGTTCAGCTCTGAGACTGGAGAGTTCTGATCTGTGGAGATCTGCTGGATACATCTGATACACTGCTCTGAACAGCCAGCCTGGGACAGGGACGGCAGAGTCAACACCAGCACCAGTACACACCACTCCATTCTCTACTGGGGCTCCTGtgctggaaaacacacacaccagagacACAAAACAGGTGGGTTTCAGTTCTGTCTGCTTCTGAGAATCAACCTTTGCTGCTCTTTCCTTCTTTAAAGGTGCTTTAACAGATTTTTAGAGTGGAAAAACACTAGAGGAGCCAATTTCTTTTTCTTAAAGAACCTAAATGTAATTTTTGTGAGGAACCTTTAAATTGCTATAGAACTCGGATCTGGTTGGACCTTTCAACATGTACAGAAGAAGAGATACTGTACAGGTGCACTTTTGTTCATCAAAGTAGGGCATTAATCAAATGACTGGTTCATATTGTAAAAGTAtgtatattcttcaaatatatgagcaattcttgTACAAATTtgattgtttttgttcttaaaacTAATATGAAACCAATATAAAACAGTTAAATTAAGATATTTTAAGTTTGTGAGTAGCAAGCAGCCCCTTTCAACCTTACAATTAGCTTTAATATTTCAGGAAAATCGTAAAATATGAAAATCCCTGCCAAATAAaatagttctttacaggtttctgacaaaaGCTCAAGACTGTCTACTGTGATTTCCTcgggcagcttctatatgtaaagatctGTACAATGTACAAGCCCCATTACCTTTAGAAAATactattaaaacagtaatttgatttattaaataaacctaAAATTACTTAATCACCCAGCACTAATAAGACAGTACAAATGTACACTTTTTGTGGGTCAaagtagggaaaaaaaaaaacttaatataagAATGTAGTACTAAAGACATACCCCTGATTACATCCtagttttgtaaagttttttttctaaaactcaAATTTCTATTCCTGACCTGCTCTTCTTTATGGAGGCTCCATTTAAAGCCCCTTTAATTTTAAGACTCTTAAGATAAACCCCAAGCATTATTACCTTGTCCAGACAGTCCCTCCTGTTGTCCAGATGTTGAGGTAAAAGGACGAGGCAAACGACTCTCTGATTAAACCAAACCTCGCGTCTCCTTGAGCCAAAGGATCTCCCAGTCCGAGTCACCATGCAGCCATGCGCTCTGCACTCTCCTCCTCACTTCCAGCCCCTTCATTCTTTTTATTTCAGCTGCCCACGTCCTGTCACCCACCGGCATCAGAACCAACTCTTTTCTGTGGACCAATAGGAGCAGAAACGTCACAGAGAGATCGCCCACCTCCTCCCATCTCCTCCCACCGATCACtcgcctcccccccccccctgcctTTACACTCCACTGAGGAGCCCAAATACATCTTCACACATCTCCATGTCCTTTATCAAAGTGCTGCACTGTGCTAATGAAGGTCCAGTTTCAGAAAGGCTTCTGCAGTTCATGTAAAGACCCATTCACCTACTTTGCATCCATTAGCTGTAAATAAAGGCTCTCCTCAG
The Astyanax mexicanus isolate ESR-SI-001 chromosome 13, AstMex3_surface, whole genome shotgun sequence DNA segment above includes these coding regions:
- the pdyn gene encoding proenkephalin-B, translating into MEWCVLVLVLTLPSLSQAGCSEQCIRCIQQISTDQNSPVSELNSPLSQLTCALECEGALQAEDGCEEAVQALSDDLKESRKGEGEEEGEEEEDEDDDAELNLVKRYGGFIKRLEKNKSKLWPWRENSVQKGLLEKQRDSLLKLLQRSSDSKSAAGDYGRLEKRYGGFRRKFGPKRRSSPLEESSQEQQELQKRYGGFMRRIRPKLKWDNQKRYGGFLRRHFKISVRSEEEPSVEEQLGLLK